The stretch of DNA GGTGTGGGTAACCCCGTCGACGTCGACTCCGGTAATGGTCATCGTGACGCCTTCGATCCCCTCTTCGCCCGCTTCCTTGACGCCATCGTTATCGCGGTCGTGATAGACATAACCGCTGATCGAGGCTGGCAGCGCTTCGGCGAAGTCGTAGTTAATCGCCGCGGTTCCGCCGTCGACGATCGTGACCTCGGTCAGCCAATCCTTCGTGCTGGCGAGGGTCGAGCCGATGGCATTCCCGGCGACAGTACCCGGAATTGCGCCGACGCTGAAGTAGCCGGAGGGCTGGGTTTCGCGAATTTGATAAGTGCCGGGCTGAAGGTTCAGGTTCGCTCCGAACTCGTAATCGCCTTGGGCGTTGGTCGTGGTCGTATATCCGGTGTCGACGTAGACGCCGTTAACTTTCGTCCACAGCGAGAGCGTGACGCCCGACAGACCAACTTCGCCCGCGTCTTGATTCAGGTTCAGGTTGACGTCATGGTAGACGCGTCCCGAGATCGTGATCGGCAACGGTTGCTGAACGCCGTTGCCAAAGGCGCCGTCGGTCCGGTCGCGATGTCCGGTCGCATTGTCGGACGGAAGATTCAGCCCCGAGGCGTTCAACAACGGATCATAGGCGTCGACAAACGTCGTCGTGATCGTCGTATCGTGATAATGCTCGGCCGAGAAATCGGCGATGAACTGCGTCCCTTGAACTTCGGCGCCCGAGGCGATCGGGTCGATCAGGACGTTGCCGGGATTATTCGGATCGTAGACGATGACTTCGTCGACATCGATTTCAAAGACGAACTCTTCGCCCGCGTGAAATCCTTCAAAGTCGATCTGCAGGCGTGTACCGCCGTCAACGACGGTTACCGTATAGCCGTCAATGCCGTCGGCCGAGATCAACTTGAATGGAAAGAAGCCGTCGGCTCCGAGTCCGCCGGCAGCGATGTCGAAGAAAGTATCGCCGGCGCTTAAACCCGGGAGATTCCCGAAGTTGCCGATCTGGTCGCCGTCGATGATGATCCGCTTCAATTCCGTTCCGTCGGCGCCGCCGGAGAACGTAATGCGGAAGGTATCGCCATGGTCGTCGCCGCCCGAGGCGTCTTCTTCCGTGTAGGTGGCGCCAATTTGGATCGGGTCGGCGTCAAAGACGCGGCGATCTTCGAGAGTTTCGATGCTGCTGCCGCGAAGTGCAGGTCGAGCGGGGCCGCTACGTTTGCGGCCCTTCAAAAGCGAGTTAAACATTCGGCGAAGCATTTAGCGCCTCCATGCGTGCGTACTATCACGACATCCCTGCCGCAATCGTCGAACCTATTTCGTGAACAAGCTGCCCTGGGGGGTGAGTGCGGTTCGTTCCCCCGATTCGATCTTCCAGATGCGAACCGTGGTGTCGAAGCCGCCAGAAACGATCGTGTCGTTGTAGACGTCGATCGAAGTGACGCTGCCCGAATGCCCTTCGAGGCGAGCGATTTCTTGGTGCGTGGTCATATCCCACAACCGCAGGCGATTGTCGCTGCCGGCGGAAATCAACGTGTTGTCGTCGATCAGCGTCAGAGCCATGACTTTGGCCGGGGCGCTCGACATTTGAGCGACTTCCTTGCCTTGGCCGAGATCAATGATCTTGATCATCCGATCTTCGCTGCATGAGATCAGATGCGACGAATCGCTCGTGAAAACCAGCGAATGAGTCCGTTGGCGGTGAGCTTTGACTTCACCCAGCATCTGTCCGGTTTGGGCGTCCCACGTGCGAATCACGCCGTTGCGACCGGCGGCGGCGACGATCGCCCCATCGTGCGAAAAACTGACGCATCGCATGTCGTTGATCGGAGCTTCCAGCTCATGGATTTTTTCGCCGGTGATCGGATCATGAATCGCGATGGTCGGGCCAAAGCCGACGATCGCCAGCATGGTGCCCGCCTTGTTAAACGCCAGATCGGCGACCGCGTACGGAAATTCGCCCATCGAGCGGAGTTGAGCGCGACGTTGGACATCCCACAGAATGATGCGGCGATCATTGCCGGCGGTGGCGAGGGTCGCTCCATCGGGCGAGAACTTCACAGCCCGAACCCAGTCGCGATGATCTTCCAGACGGTAGAGTTCGTTGCCCGACTCCATCTCAAAAATTCGGACGATGTGGTCGTCTCCCGCGGCGGCGAAGATCGCGCCGGCCGGGTGGATCGAGATGTCGGAGATCACCGGCGGGTGAAGTCGGCCCGGTTCGGGACGAAGTTGAATGGTGCGGTCGAGTTTGGCGGACGGTTCTTGCGCCTGAGCGACGCCTACGATCCAAGCCGCTAGCAATGTGGCGGCCAAGACAACCGTAGACGGAACGCGATCGATGCTCATCTTTCCCATCCCTCTAAAGGCGAACTTCTCTGCGCGCATGTCATGGCGCAATCCTTGATCTTCTATCGGCGAAAGAGAGATCGAGTCCGCAACGGAATGTGCGAAAATATCCTTCTGGCGGAAGAAGTGCACATTAATCGGATCTTGATGGTCATACGTTTCGTAACCATTACGAAGCTGCTAGCTTGGAAGCCGCTGCAACGAGGGTCGATCAACCGATAGGTGAGTTATCGAGATCCGTTTTGAGATTCCCGAACAAGGGGTACCGTCATGCCAGCACGAACCATCGCAATCGGCGACATTCATGGCTGCGTGCATGCGCTGGACGCGGTGTTGGACATGGTCCAGCCGACGCTGGACGATACGGTGGTGGTGCTAGGCGACTACGTCGATCAAGGCTGGGACGTGAAATCCACGATCGAGCGACTGATCGAGCTAGAGTCGCAAACGAACCTGGTCCATTTGCTCGGCAATCACGAGGAGATGTTGCTGGCGAGTCTCACCTGCGAAAAAACATGCCGCTATTGGGAAAATTGTGGCGGCGCCCGGACGCTCAGTTCTTATCGTCTGGGTGGGAAGATTTCCGATATCCCCTCCGACCACCTGGCGTTCATCTACCGTTCACGTCCCTATTATGAGACCGAGAACTGCATTTTCTCGCACGCCAATGCAGAGCCTGACTTGACGATGAACCGGCAGCCTCCGTACGTTCTCCGCTGGAAGGTGTTGGAGCCGGATGCCCACGAGTGTCACTATTCCGGCAAGACGCTATTCGTCGGCCATACCGAACAGCGTGACGGCGAAGTCCTGAATCTCGGCTGTATTCAAGGCATCGATACCGCTTGTTGGAGAAACGGTTGGCTGACCGCGATCGATGTCAACGATCGGCATTTCTGGCAAGCGAGCCGATTTGGGCAAATGCGAGAAGCGGACGAGCCTGCCCTGGCCGAGGCGGTCTCGGCCCACCAGGCCGAATAGCTCGCCCCCGTTTTCCTTTTGCCGCCGGGCCCGAGCAAGTGCTAGAATTGGGTGATTCGCTGAAACCTGCCGTTTTCCCCCGCTCGATCGGAGACAATCGATGTTACGCATCACGCTCGCCCTCCTTTTTTCGTTCGCCTTGTTTTCGTCCGCCGCTCATGCCGCGACGACCGTCACGCTGACAAATATGCATCTCTGCTGCGGCAAATGCGTCAAAGCGGTTCAGGCGGCAGTCAAAGATGTACCGGGGGCGAAAGTCGCCGTGACCGCCAAAGAGGGGAAAGCGGTGGTGACCGCCAGCGACGACAAATCGGCCCAAGCCGCCATCGATGCGATCGCCGCGGCCGGCTTTCATGCCGTGACCGATAACGAAGATCTGACAATGAAGGACGACTCGGGCGTGAAGGCCGGCGCCGTCAAACGCCTGGAACTGACTGGCCTGCACAACTGCTGTGGCGCTTGCACCAAGGCGATCAAGGAAGCGGTCGATCGCGTCGACGGCGTCACCGCTGACACCGCCAAGCCGAACCAATCGACGATGGTGGTCGAAGGAAACTTTGAAGCCGAGGATGTCGTCGCCTCGTTGCTGGAGGCGGGTTTCCAAGTCAAAGTGAAGCAGTAAGTCGGGTGAGCCACTCGACGGAGCTGTGGTTTCCGCGCGACTATCAGGAGTCGCGTGGTGAGTTTCTCTCCGTTGCCGAGAAATTGTCCGGCGAGCTCGAATCCCATACCATCGAGTCGCACGGCCCGGCGGGAGAGTCGCTCTCGATCGACCTGCTGACGCTGGGGGATCGTGACGCGAGCGACTGTTTGATTCTTTCCAGCGGCTTGCACGGCTTAGAGGCTCCGCTGGGGGCCGCGATTCAACTCGGTTGGATGAGGCGCCAACTTGCCAGCGGCATTGAGCCCAAGATCCGCGTCGTGCTGGTGCACGCCCTCAATCCGTACGGTTTCGCTCATCTTCGGCGCGGTGAAGCGGAGAACATCGATCTGAATCGCTCTTTCCTACGGCGTGGAGAAGAGCGTCGCGGCGCTCCGCCGCTGTATGAAAAACTTGACGCGCTGCTGAATCCCGAATCGCCGCCAGGCGGTTTCGACTTCTTTGCGCTCCGCGCCGCCGCAATTCTGATGCGCTATGGCATGACGCAGGTCAAACAGGCGATCGCTGGCGGTCAGTATGAGTTTCCCCGCGGCCTGTTCTACGGAGGCAAAGGGCCCAGCGAAACCCAGCAGTTGCTCACGCCTCACTGGAAAGCCTGGCTGGGCCAAACCCAGCGAGTGATCCATTTGGACATCCATACGGGACTGGGGCGGTGGGGAGAGCTAACGCTGCTCTCAGCGGCCGGCAACGACAGTCCCTGGCGGCAGAACGTGGGGAAGGCGCTCGGGGGAGCCAGTTACAACCGAGAGCAGGAAAACGCCATCGCCTACGAAGCCCGTGGAGATTTTGGGCTCTGGTGCGCCGAACAGGCGGAAGACGTCGACTACGCATACTACTGCGCCGAGTTTGGCACATACTCGCCTACCCGCGTACTCAGGGCGCTACGAGCCGAAAATCAGGCGCATCACTGGGGCGATCCGGCCTCGGCGGCCTTTCAAACTGCCAAGCGAAACGCCGCCGAAGCGTTCTGTCCGGCGCGGATGGCCTGGCGACAGAAGACGTTGGCCCGCGGCTTGGCGCTGTGTGAGTCGGCGATCGCTCACCTACAAGAGTAGGGGGAAATCGGGCGACTTCTGATACGATCATTGCCCGATCGTAGTAAGTCTGTGCGCACTTTTGCATCGTGTTAAGAACTCTGATTCAATTGGGGAGTTCCGCTTCCTTTCCCACCTCGGAGTCACACGACATGTCGCTGCGAACTTCTCGCCGTCGCTTCCTGGTCGCCGCCTCGGCCGCCGCATCTGGTATCGGTTTCTACTCGCAACTTCCCGCCGCCGAATCGAAATCGCCCAACGAGAAACTGAACTTGGCCGGCATTGGCGTCGCCAATCGCGCCAGCGCTAACCTATCGGGTTGCTCGGGTGAAAACTTCGTCGCCTTGGCCGACATCGATTCCAACTTTCTGGAGCAGGGGACCAAGCGTTTCCCAGGTGCCAAAGGTTACGCCGATTATCGCGTGATGCTGGAGAAGGAGGAGGACAACATCGACGCCGTCGTGGTCAGCACCGCCGATCACGCCCACGCCCCGGCGACCGCCATGGCGCTGCGGATGAAAAAGCACGCCTATTGCGAAAAACCGCTCTCCCACACGGTATACGAATCGCGGGTCGTCTCGGACCTGGCGAAGGAAAACAAGTTGGCAACCCAGATGGGTACCCAGATCCACGCGACCGACAACTATCGTCGCGTCGTCGAACTGCTCAATAGCGGCATCATTGGCGATGTGACCCGCGTCCATGTCTGGGTCGGCAAAGGCTGGGGAGACGGCAAGTATTCGTTTGGCCAAGAGCCGCCGAAGTCGCTCAACTGGGATCTGTTCCTGGGTTGTGCGCCCGAGCGTCCCTACAGCACCGGCGTCCATCCGGCGAACTGGCGGCGGTTCTGGGATTACGGCACCGGTACGTTTGGCGATATGGCTTGCCATTACGTCGACCTGGTCCACTGGGCGCTCGATTTGAAGCATCCCGAGAAGGTCTCAGCCGAGGGGCCGGAAGTCGATCCGGTCGGCTGCCCGATGTGGTGCATCGCCGACTATCAGTACCCGGCTCGCGGTGAAAAGCCGCCGGTCCACCTGACCTGGTATGACGGAGTCAAGCGTCCGGACGAACTATCGAAGCTGAAAGACAAGTCGGGCAATCCGTTCAATTGGGGCGGCGGCCAACTGTTCGTCGGCGACAAGGGGATGGTCCTGTCGAACTACGGTCAGCACTTCGTTTTCAAAGATGGCGAACTGGTCGACTTTGAGGCGCCCGAGCAGACGATCCCGGGCTCGATCGGGCACCACAACGAATGGCTGCAGGCGATCCGCACCGGCGGGCCGACCACCTGCAACTTCGACTACTCAGGCGCCCTCAGCGAAGCGGTGCTGCTGGGGACGGTCGCCTACCGCAGCGGCGACGTCGTCGAATGGGACGCCAAGAACCTGAAGGTGACCAACAACAATTCGCTTGCACAAGACCTGATCCACAAGGAATATCGCAAGGGCTGGACGCTGTAAGCGATCGGTCAATTTGTACGAATTCGACGGCCGCAGCGGAAATGCGCGCTGCGGCCTTTTTTTGTTTGTCATTAGGAAAAGGAGAGTGTAAGTTGGCTTCATCGCTCACCCCCTCTCTGGTATGTCGTGAGGGCGTAGCGAAGCAATTCTTAGAACGCACTCGCTTCTTCATTTCGGGGGAAATTTAACCATGGGTGGTTGGGGTGGTACGCTGATCCTTTTGGGGGCAGGGTCTTTCCTGCTGAACATGATCGGCATGGAGTTTATCTTGCTGAGCTGGGTCGACATGTGGGGTACGATTCCCGGAATCGGCATTCGGCTTGGCGTCATCGCCTTGGGGGTGGTGATTCTGGCGGTCGGCGGCGCTGCGGCTAGCGACGAATAAACGCAAGCCGACGCTTCGTCAGGGCCAAGAAAAAGAGAACGCCAAGCGATCAATCGCTTGGCGTTCTTGCGTTTGGAAATGGAGCGCTCCGCTCGACTAGCCCCGTTTCTCCAGCGGGACGAAGTCGCGTTCGGTTTCGCCGGTATAGACCTGACGCGGACGGCAGATCCGCTTGGTCGGCGAGCCTTGCATTTCTTTCCAGTGAGCGATCCAGCCCGGCAGACGTCCGATGGCGAACAGCACCGTGAACATCTGGACCGGAATGCCGATCGCACGGTAGATGACGCCAGAATAGAAGTCGACGTTCGGGTAGAGCTTCCGTTCGATGAAGTACTCGTCGTTCAGAGCGACTTCTTCCAGACGCTGGGCGACCTC from Blastopirellula retiformator encodes:
- a CDS encoding WD40 repeat domain-containing protein, translated to MSIDRVPSTVVLAATLLAAWIVGVAQAQEPSAKLDRTIQLRPEPGRLHPPVISDISIHPAGAIFAAAGDDHIVRIFEMESGNELYRLEDHRDWVRAVKFSPDGATLATAGNDRRIILWDVQRRAQLRSMGEFPYAVADLAFNKAGTMLAIVGFGPTIAIHDPITGEKIHELEAPINDMRCVSFSHDGAIVAAAGRNGVIRTWDAQTGQMLGEVKAHRQRTHSLVFTSDSSHLISCSEDRMIKIIDLGQGKEVAQMSSAPAKVMALTLIDDNTLISAGSDNRLRLWDMTTHQEIARLEGHSGSVTSIDVYNDTIVSGGFDTTVRIWKIESGERTALTPQGSLFTK
- a CDS encoding metallophosphoesterase produces the protein MPARTIAIGDIHGCVHALDAVLDMVQPTLDDTVVVLGDYVDQGWDVKSTIERLIELESQTNLVHLLGNHEEMLLASLTCEKTCRYWENCGGARTLSSYRLGGKISDIPSDHLAFIYRSRPYYETENCIFSHANAEPDLTMNRQPPYVLRWKVLEPDAHECHYSGKTLFVGHTEQRDGEVLNLGCIQGIDTACWRNGWLTAIDVNDRHFWQASRFGQMREADEPALAEAVSAHQAE
- a CDS encoding cation transporter encodes the protein MLRITLALLFSFALFSSAAHAATTVTLTNMHLCCGKCVKAVQAAVKDVPGAKVAVTAKEGKAVVTASDDKSAQAAIDAIAAAGFHAVTDNEDLTMKDDSGVKAGAVKRLELTGLHNCCGACTKAIKEAVDRVDGVTADTAKPNQSTMVVEGNFEAEDVVASLLEAGFQVKVKQ
- a CDS encoding M14 family metallopeptidase — protein: MSHSTELWFPRDYQESRGEFLSVAEKLSGELESHTIESHGPAGESLSIDLLTLGDRDASDCLILSSGLHGLEAPLGAAIQLGWMRRQLASGIEPKIRVVLVHALNPYGFAHLRRGEAENIDLNRSFLRRGEERRGAPPLYEKLDALLNPESPPGGFDFFALRAAAILMRYGMTQVKQAIAGGQYEFPRGLFYGGKGPSETQQLLTPHWKAWLGQTQRVIHLDIHTGLGRWGELTLLSAAGNDSPWRQNVGKALGGASYNREQENAIAYEARGDFGLWCAEQAEDVDYAYYCAEFGTYSPTRVLRALRAENQAHHWGDPASAAFQTAKRNAAEAFCPARMAWRQKTLARGLALCESAIAHLQE
- a CDS encoding Gfo/Idh/MocA family protein, which translates into the protein MSLRTSRRRFLVAASAAASGIGFYSQLPAAESKSPNEKLNLAGIGVANRASANLSGCSGENFVALADIDSNFLEQGTKRFPGAKGYADYRVMLEKEEDNIDAVVVSTADHAHAPATAMALRMKKHAYCEKPLSHTVYESRVVSDLAKENKLATQMGTQIHATDNYRRVVELLNSGIIGDVTRVHVWVGKGWGDGKYSFGQEPPKSLNWDLFLGCAPERPYSTGVHPANWRRFWDYGTGTFGDMACHYVDLVHWALDLKHPEKVSAEGPEVDPVGCPMWCIADYQYPARGEKPPVHLTWYDGVKRPDELSKLKDKSGNPFNWGGGQLFVGDKGMVLSNYGQHFVFKDGELVDFEAPEQTIPGSIGHHNEWLQAIRTGGPTTCNFDYSGALSEAVLLGTVAYRSGDVVEWDAKNLKVTNNNSLAQDLIHKEYRKGWTL